A single Candidatus Hydrogenedentota bacterium DNA region contains:
- a CDS encoding GH116 family glycosyl hydrolase, which yields MVSVSTAVVAMALCQVQEFTGLGYAVPCFGVWYPAGTASSAMPLGALGTGFVDITSAGTFRDSTVENNWLNPRPVPAGCGFSLLIGGQRADLFPNMKPTPGLRFWGHYPAADMEFGNAFGEIEVYARAYAPLIPHEYEWSGMPAAFFRFVMMNRGQGPVAAEIAFQWEAAQAEEAPKTEATIETIPNGRQWKGANGSYAVAASGDGWKITPESPGANTIRVKSVRTLAAGEKTEVVFALAWYFPVWTSSDGEKLRHRYADAYPDAAGVMKAALPRAAEIEKRIIAWQQPIYLSPVPGLLKDAIINGLYILPRNSWWISDGRFFQSESFTGCPITETFVCRFYGTFPLAALFPECEKATMRSIAAAQKPDGEIPFGFGTPAGSRSPYYHVQHPIVSPEFALVTWRNAALWNDMDYLREMYPKVQAALRFAMTLDKDGDGVVNEDPGSETGFPANQYYDVWPWWGTSAYTGGIWLAALRAGEEMAKRMEDAAFAAEMRGWYDRALKSYDDKLWTGSYYRLYNDPERKRVSATSLTNALCGQWFAYASGLGEILPKACIRDHVEAVLRWNVAATPYGAVNGVRPDGTVDETFPDHSAVITIGEVWNFCAMAVHAGRVREALQVFTASYGNILLLQRTPWNIPWSLDRHTGAIKWGINYYSNPCVWTLLHALDPAICQRLAKNDLTLGVPAATAF from the coding sequence ATGGTTTCGGTTTCGACGGCGGTGGTTGCGATGGCGCTGTGCCAGGTGCAGGAATTTACCGGATTGGGCTATGCCGTGCCGTGTTTCGGCGTATGGTATCCGGCGGGAACGGCTTCGAGCGCAATGCCGTTGGGGGCGCTGGGAACGGGTTTCGTGGACATCACGTCGGCGGGAACGTTTCGCGACTCGACCGTCGAGAACAACTGGCTGAACCCCCGGCCGGTTCCGGCGGGATGCGGTTTTTCGCTGCTCATCGGCGGCCAGCGGGCCGATCTGTTTCCGAACATGAAACCAACGCCCGGACTGCGGTTCTGGGGACATTACCCGGCCGCCGACATGGAATTCGGCAACGCCTTCGGCGAGATCGAAGTCTATGCGCGTGCGTATGCGCCGCTGATTCCGCATGAATATGAATGGTCGGGCATGCCCGCGGCCTTCTTCCGGTTCGTGATGATGAATCGCGGCCAAGGCCCCGTGGCGGCGGAGATCGCGTTTCAGTGGGAAGCCGCGCAAGCCGAGGAAGCGCCCAAGACCGAAGCCACGATCGAAACCATTCCAAACGGCCGGCAATGGAAAGGCGCAAACGGGTCGTATGCCGTGGCCGCTTCGGGCGATGGATGGAAAATAACCCCGGAAAGTCCCGGCGCGAACACGATTCGGGTCAAGTCGGTGCGCACGCTCGCGGCGGGGGAAAAGACCGAGGTTGTCTTCGCGCTGGCATGGTATTTCCCCGTGTGGACGTCGAGCGACGGCGAGAAACTCCGGCACCGGTACGCGGACGCGTATCCGGACGCCGCCGGTGTGATGAAGGCCGCGCTGCCGCGGGCCGCTGAAATCGAAAAACGGATCATTGCGTGGCAGCAGCCCATTTATCTATCCCCCGTCCCCGGTTTGCTGAAGGACGCGATTATCAATGGCCTGTACATTCTGCCGCGCAATTCGTGGTGGATTTCGGACGGGCGCTTTTTCCAGAGCGAATCGTTCACAGGATGCCCGATCACCGAGACGTTTGTGTGCCGGTTCTACGGAACCTTCCCGTTGGCGGCGCTGTTTCCGGAATGCGAGAAGGCGACGATGCGATCCATTGCCGCCGCCCAGAAACCCGACGGGGAAATTCCCTTTGGATTCGGGACGCCGGCCGGTTCGCGATCGCCCTATTACCACGTTCAGCATCCGATCGTGTCGCCGGAATTCGCGCTGGTCACATGGCGGAACGCCGCGCTCTGGAACGACATGGATTATTTGCGGGAAATGTATCCGAAGGTTCAGGCCGCGCTGCGGTTCGCGATGACGCTGGACAAGGACGGCGACGGCGTCGTAAACGAGGATCCCGGCAGTGAAACCGGTTTTCCGGCGAACCAGTACTACGATGTCTGGCCATGGTGGGGCACAAGCGCCTACACGGGCGGAATTTGGCTGGCTGCGTTGCGCGCGGGCGAGGAAATGGCGAAGCGGATGGAAGACGCCGCCTTTGCCGCCGAGATGCGCGGCTGGTACGATCGCGCCCTGAAATCCTACGACGACAAATTGTGGACCGGTTCGTATTACCGCCTCTACAACGATCCGGAACGCAAGCGGGTAAGCGCCACCTCGCTGACCAACGCCTTGTGCGGCCAATGGTTCGCTTATGCCTCCGGGCTGGGCGAGATTCTGCCCAAGGCATGCATCCGGGACCATGTCGAAGCCGTGCTGCGATGGAACGTGGCCGCGACGCCGTATGGGGCGGTCAACGGCGTGCGGCCCGACGGGACCGTGGACGAAACCTTCCCCGATCACTCCGCGGTCATCACGATCGGAGAAGTCTGGAATTTTTGCGCGATGGCCGTTCACGCCGGCCGCGTGCGCGAAGCCCTGCAAGTGTTCACAGCCAGTTACGGCAATATCCTGTTGCTTCAACGGACGCCATGGAATATTCCCTGGAGCCTCGATCGGCATACGGGCGCCATCAAATGGGGCATCAACTACTATTCGAACCCATGCGTCTGGACGTTGCTGCACGCGCTCGATCCGGCAATCTGCCAACGACTCGCCAAGAACGATTTGACCCTGGGCGTGCCGGCCGCCACGGCCTTCTAA
- a CDS encoding sulfatase, protein MYRQYLIAIVIAAVAAMLAMGAVEHWKRLETGGGVPRPSSPGLAQPNVVLIVVDALRADRVDAVRNGEPVMPKLARYGRENVRFTNVATACTWTRPSMASMLTSLYVDTHQVYFGPDARHPENGGPNDRLPAACETLATYLKKAGYATSAVQTNVNCAASLGFAEGFDRYEELGPVPANTVTDHALRQVGESNAPFFLYVHYLDPHIPYEPPEAYRKIFGFPPPLPAEELKTVTDFMDYFWDHIDHLIGNTDRRAFTELSDAAKDAVRTLYDGESRFLDDELARLLEGIRARQPNTVIVITSDHGEHFWEHGRLGHGLTEYREELDVPLILSGPGQIPKTIDILAETVDIAPTIAALLHLKPNPRWQGVNVFSRPEDRPAFSLTNGCWPAAKTELAAVMLGSLKLIADRRTGLVELYDIAEDPRETRNIASDRPEDAEKLKDLLAKHRNAAMQARVAGPSAPPAAAPLDPAIAEQLKALGYVR, encoded by the coding sequence ATGTACCGGCAATATCTGATTGCCATTGTCATCGCGGCCGTGGCGGCCATGCTGGCGATGGGCGCGGTCGAGCATTGGAAACGACTGGAAACCGGCGGGGGCGTTCCGCGTCCGTCATCGCCGGGGCTCGCACAGCCGAACGTCGTGCTGATCGTGGTGGATGCGTTGCGCGCGGACCGGGTGGACGCGGTGCGCAACGGCGAGCCGGTTATGCCGAAACTTGCGCGGTACGGACGCGAAAATGTGCGTTTTACGAACGTGGCCACGGCATGCACATGGACGCGGCCTTCGATGGCGTCCATGCTGACATCGTTATACGTGGACACGCACCAGGTGTATTTCGGGCCGGATGCGCGGCATCCGGAAAACGGCGGTCCGAACGATCGCCTGCCGGCGGCCTGCGAAACCCTGGCCACCTACCTAAAAAAGGCGGGGTACGCAACGTCCGCCGTTCAGACCAACGTGAACTGCGCGGCTTCGCTCGGCTTTGCGGAAGGGTTTGACCGGTACGAGGAATTGGGCCCGGTTCCCGCCAACACGGTCACGGACCATGCCCTGCGGCAGGTGGGCGAGTCCAACGCGCCGTTTTTCCTGTACGTCCATTATCTTGATCCGCACATTCCCTACGAACCGCCGGAGGCGTACCGCAAAATCTTTGGATTTCCGCCGCCTCTTCCGGCGGAAGAACTGAAGACCGTCACGGACTTCATGGATTACTTCTGGGATCACATCGATCACCTCATCGGCAACACGGACCGGCGCGCTTTCACGGAGTTGTCGGACGCGGCGAAAGATGCGGTGCGAACGCTGTACGACGGGGAATCGCGTTTTCTTGACGACGAACTGGCGCGGCTTCTGGAAGGCATCCGGGCGAGGCAGCCGAACACGGTCATCGTGATTACATCGGATCACGGCGAGCACTTTTGGGAACACGGCCGGCTGGGCCACGGCCTGACGGAGTATCGCGAGGAACTCGACGTGCCGCTCATTCTGAGCGGCCCGGGCCAGATTCCCAAGACGATCGATATTCTGGCCGAGACCGTGGACATCGCGCCGACGATTGCCGCATTGCTCCACTTGAAGCCGAATCCACGCTGGCAGGGCGTCAATGTCTTTTCGCGCCCGGAAGACCGCCCCGCCTTTTCGCTTACGAACGGGTGCTGGCCGGCCGCCAAGACGGAGCTGGCCGCCGTCATGCTGGGATCGCTGAAACTGATTGCCGACCGGCGCACGGGGCTTGTGGAACTGTACGACATCGCCGAGGACCCGCGCGAAACGCGAAACATCGCCTCCGATCGCCCGGAAGACGCCGAAAAATTAAAAGACCTCCTCGCGAAACATCGAAACGCCGCGATGCAGGCCCGGGTCGCAGGACCATCGGCCCCGCCCGCCGCCGCGCCGCTCGATCCGGCCATCGCCGAACAACTCAAGGCGCTCGGTTATGTGCGATAA